A single region of the Paramicrobacterium fandaimingii genome encodes:
- a CDS encoding type 1 glutamine amidotransferase domain-containing protein — translation MSITGKKVAVLATNGFEDSELTSPWEALEKAGAVPTMVSPTPDVITGKNGHGQNVDMLVREAKALDFDALMLPGGVVNADDLRLDHDAVAFVRGFFVEQKPVGVICHGAWILADADVLSGRTLTSYPSLRTDLTNAGATWVDQEVVVDSGLVSSRTPDDLPAFNDKLVEEIGEGQHTGQTL, via the coding sequence ATGAGCATCACTGGAAAGAAGGTGGCGGTTCTCGCCACGAACGGCTTTGAAGACAGCGAGCTGACGAGTCCGTGGGAGGCACTCGAGAAAGCCGGAGCCGTGCCCACAATGGTCTCACCGACTCCGGATGTGATCACGGGGAAGAACGGTCACGGTCAGAATGTCGACATGCTGGTTCGCGAGGCGAAGGCACTGGATTTCGACGCGCTGATGCTTCCTGGCGGCGTCGTCAACGCAGATGACCTTCGCCTGGATCACGACGCCGTCGCGTTTGTTCGCGGATTCTTCGTCGAGCAGAAACCCGTGGGCGTCATCTGCCACGGCGCATGGATTCTTGCCGACGCAGATGTTCTCTCGGGCCGCACTCTGACGAGCTACCCGAGCCTGAGAACGGACCTCACAAACGCGGGTGCGACATGGGTTGACCAGGAGGTTGTCGTCGACAGCGGCCTCGTCTCGAGCCGAACTCCGGATGATCTTCCCGCGTTCAACGACAAGCTCGTCGAGGAGATCGGAGAAGGCCAGCACACCGGCCAAACCCTTTGA
- a CDS encoding carbohydrate kinase family protein produces the protein MHSVTAPVVVIGDALIDELRDSSGTRDFVGGAALNVAVGLARLGVPTTLIAMIGDDADGARIAEFLNQHGVGFVRTIGPNGTSRAISDRRAGEPRYIFNEAAQKRAIEFGPETLQAIHDAPFTLVSCFPFDDLAQVGLLTASVPPGRRRMIVDPNPRAGMLHSRERFVRGFEAVAELCELVKVGDDDARMLYGTDLDQLVSRLADTGVPHIVGTAGRDGAFVRSGDETVTRPIADLPGEVIDTMGAGDAVLASVVESLIANGVPDSNDAWGAVLDRAMLVAGATCRHDGALLREP, from the coding sequence ATGCACAGCGTGACTGCCCCCGTCGTCGTCATCGGCGACGCTCTCATCGATGAACTTCGCGACAGCTCCGGCACCCGCGATTTTGTGGGAGGAGCGGCACTCAATGTCGCTGTCGGCCTCGCTCGTCTCGGCGTGCCGACCACGCTCATCGCCATGATCGGCGACGACGCAGACGGCGCTCGCATCGCGGAGTTTCTGAACCAGCATGGCGTGGGCTTCGTGCGCACGATTGGGCCGAACGGCACGTCGCGGGCGATCAGCGACCGCCGCGCGGGGGAGCCGCGCTACATCTTCAACGAAGCGGCGCAGAAGCGCGCGATCGAGTTCGGTCCCGAGACGCTACAGGCCATTCACGATGCGCCGTTCACGCTTGTGAGCTGCTTTCCGTTCGACGATCTCGCGCAGGTCGGTCTGCTGACAGCATCCGTTCCGCCAGGCCGGCGACGCATGATCGTCGATCCCAATCCGCGAGCGGGCATGCTGCACTCGCGTGAGAGGTTCGTGCGCGGCTTCGAAGCCGTCGCCGAACTCTGCGAACTTGTCAAGGTCGGCGATGATGATGCGCGGATGCTGTACGGCACCGATCTCGACCAGCTCGTGTCTCGGCTTGCCGACACGGGCGTGCCTCACATCGTCGGCACGGCGGGGCGCGACGGTGCTTTCGTGCGAAGCGGCGACGAAACGGTGACGCGCCCGATCGCCGATCTGCCCGGCGAGGTGATCGACACAATGGGTGCCGGAGATGCCGTTCTTGCGTCTGTTGTTGAGAGTCTGATCGCGAACGGCGTTCCCGACTCGAACGACGCCTGGGGCGCTGTTCTCGACCGCGCCATGCTGGTGGCTGGGGCCACATGCAGACACGACGGCGCGTTGCTTCGCGAGCCGTGA
- a CDS encoding M23 family metallopeptidase: MSSRASEENKSVLDPSGTAATPHTGAAFESRRARRDREAREARESERSAGVAELDEATTAAAPANTEFLSRRDRRRAEQKATDDHSGMMPSASATPAEVQLSRRARRRAASPDPQPIATETAPGAEPDVVVEAEVIESASAVEAAVEPVAEITPDDVPTTTESFEEIIAGAFPVDEASTPDDAHDDDTVDIPVKAEPVPAAAAEDTPTPPRGRHGASESAPVDNPRPPRSIRRLAAKTMSISALLAVGLMTVATSVPANALLSADEVQAQKRQSIQHETYAPGQPQSLVNTASADLALQRDTYGALSVTQAATELGINPENTFTNDPNGTVQWPFSVGVHIGSGYGARPGCSLGCSTNHLGQDFNPGYGAPIQSIADGVVVESTDSGGGFGVKIVIEHVIDGQMIHSLYGHMVPGSRTVQVGDHVSVGQIIGKTGNTGISTGAHMHFEILLNGTKHVDPLAWLYANTN, translated from the coding sequence GTGTCGAGTCGTGCCTCTGAAGAGAACAAGTCTGTTCTCGACCCCTCAGGCACCGCAGCGACCCCTCACACAGGAGCAGCATTCGAATCGCGTCGTGCACGCCGTGACCGTGAAGCTCGAGAGGCTCGTGAGAGTGAGCGCTCCGCCGGTGTCGCGGAGCTCGATGAGGCGACAACTGCCGCGGCTCCGGCGAACACGGAGTTTCTTTCTCGGCGCGATCGCCGCCGTGCCGAGCAGAAGGCGACAGACGATCACTCCGGCATGATGCCAAGCGCATCAGCCACGCCCGCTGAGGTGCAGCTTTCCCGTCGCGCCCGTCGTCGCGCAGCATCGCCGGATCCGCAGCCGATCGCCACAGAGACCGCTCCCGGCGCAGAGCCCGACGTCGTCGTCGAAGCCGAGGTCATCGAGTCCGCTTCGGCAGTGGAAGCGGCTGTCGAGCCCGTCGCCGAGATCACACCAGACGACGTGCCGACGACGACAGAATCCTTTGAAGAGATCATCGCGGGTGCCTTTCCGGTTGATGAGGCGTCAACTCCTGACGACGCTCATGACGACGACACGGTCGACATTCCCGTCAAGGCCGAACCCGTACCGGCCGCCGCGGCAGAAGACACTCCGACACCGCCTCGTGGTCGCCATGGGGCCTCAGAATCAGCGCCCGTCGACAATCCGCGCCCGCCGCGGTCGATTCGACGCCTTGCTGCGAAGACGATGAGCATCAGCGCTCTTCTCGCTGTCGGGCTCATGACCGTTGCGACGTCAGTGCCCGCAAACGCGCTGCTCAGCGCCGACGAGGTGCAGGCGCAGAAGCGTCAGTCGATTCAGCACGAGACATATGCTCCAGGGCAGCCGCAGTCGCTCGTCAATACCGCCTCGGCCGACCTTGCTCTGCAGCGCGACACGTACGGTGCTCTGTCGGTTACGCAGGCTGCGACGGAACTCGGGATCAATCCCGAGAACACCTTCACGAATGACCCGAACGGAACGGTTCAGTGGCCGTTCTCCGTTGGCGTTCACATTGGCAGCGGTTATGGCGCGCGCCCCGGTTGCTCGCTTGGCTGCTCGACAAACCACCTCGGTCAGGACTTCAACCCGGGCTACGGTGCTCCGATTCAGTCCATCGCCGACGGTGTCGTCGTCGAGTCGACCGACTCGGGCGGAGGCTTCGGCGTCAAGATCGTCATCGAGCACGTCATCGACGGGCAGATGATCCACAGCCTGTATGGACACATGGTGCCAGGCTCGCGCACCGTTCAGGTCGGAGACCACGTCTCCGTGGGCCAGATCATCGGCAAAACGGGAAACACCGGTATCTCCACCGGAGCCCACATGCACTTCGAGATTCTCCTCAACGGAACCAAGCACGTCGACCCGCTCGCGTGGCTTTACGCGAACACCAACTAA
- a CDS encoding sugar ABC transporter substrate-binding protein: MTVKTKPILAIGAMTAAAALVLTGCSAGGGDEGDKKDGSTTLTVWVDADRAPVLKDVASAFEEESGISVKLVQKDFGKIQEEFVQQVPTGKGPDITIGAHDWLGNFVTNGVVQPIELGDIASDFQDVAVTAMSYEGKTYGLPYSTENIALLRNTELAPEAPSTYDEMVQMGKDAGSEFPFLVQVGEESDPYHLYPFQTSFGAPVFGTKDDGSYDSEQLLLGGDGGIDFANWLAEQGEAGLLKTTVDGDIAKEKFVSGDSPFLITGPWNVAPAQDAGIDVAVDAIPSAGGEAAQPFVGVQGFFVSAKSKNALAANEFLTNYIGTKDVQVELYNVGKRPPALTAAFEEVSSDPITASFGKVGAEGVPMPNIPEMGAVWQFWGVTEADIINGEGDPAELWASMTSDIQSAIEG, translated from the coding sequence ATGACGGTGAAGACCAAACCGATTCTCGCCATCGGAGCGATGACCGCGGCTGCCGCGCTCGTGCTCACGGGCTGCTCTGCTGGAGGCGGAGATGAGGGAGACAAGAAAGACGGCTCCACGACGCTCACCGTGTGGGTTGACGCCGATCGCGCTCCCGTTCTGAAAGACGTCGCCTCGGCGTTCGAAGAGGAGTCCGGCATCTCAGTGAAGCTTGTGCAGAAGGACTTCGGAAAGATTCAAGAAGAGTTCGTTCAGCAGGTGCCGACGGGCAAGGGCCCCGACATCACCATCGGCGCTCACGACTGGCTCGGCAATTTCGTGACGAACGGCGTTGTGCAGCCCATCGAGCTTGGCGACATCGCCAGCGACTTTCAAGACGTCGCCGTGACGGCGATGAGTTACGAGGGCAAGACCTACGGTCTGCCGTACTCCACCGAGAACATCGCGCTTCTGCGCAACACTGAGCTGGCTCCCGAAGCCCCGTCGACATACGACGAGATGGTGCAGATGGGGAAGGATGCCGGGTCGGAGTTCCCGTTCCTCGTGCAGGTGGGTGAAGAGAGCGACCCGTACCACCTCTACCCCTTCCAAACGTCGTTCGGCGCCCCGGTCTTCGGAACAAAAGACGACGGAAGCTACGACTCCGAGCAGCTGCTGCTCGGCGGCGACGGCGGAATCGACTTTGCGAACTGGCTCGCTGAGCAGGGCGAGGCAGGGCTCCTCAAGACAACAGTTGACGGTGACATTGCCAAAGAGAAGTTCGTGAGCGGCGACTCGCCCTTCCTCATTACCGGACCGTGGAACGTCGCTCCTGCGCAGGATGCCGGCATCGACGTCGCCGTCGACGCGATTCCAAGCGCTGGTGGCGAAGCGGCGCAGCCGTTCGTCGGTGTTCAGGGCTTCTTCGTCTCGGCCAAGAGCAAGAACGCTCTGGCAGCGAACGAGTTCCTCACCAACTACATCGGCACGAAGGACGTGCAGGTTGAGCTGTACAACGTGGGCAAGCGGCCACCGGCGCTGACCGCCGCATTTGAGGAGGTCAGCTCCGACCCGATCACTGCCAGTTTCGGCAAGGTCGGCGCAGAGGGCGTGCCGATGCCGAATATTCCCGAGATGGGTGCCGTATGGCAGTTCTGGGGCGTGACCGAGGCCGACATCATCAACGGCGAAGGCGACCCGGCCGAGCTGTGGGCGTCGATGACATCCGACATCCAGAGTGCCATCGAAGGTTGA
- a CDS encoding glycoside hydrolase family 13 protein produces MTQASSAARDAPPPTTDATVGAEWWRSAVIYQIYPRSFADANGDGMGDLAGITSRLDALKQLGIDAIWLSPFFPSPQKDAGYDVADYCDVDPLFGTLTDVDEMTDAAHSRGIRVIIDLVPNHSSDRHPWFQQALAAAHGSSERDRYMFRDGRGPDGAEAPNNWESVFGGPAWTRTVDAQGAPGQWYLHLFDSSQPDFDWSNPDVRSMFRDVLRFWLDRGVDGFRVDVAHGLVKADGLPDFTPPGSAGSMGGQGTTDSTAVLAPYWGQDGVHDIYREWNQVLAEYDGQRVLCAEAWVDPLQKMALWVRPDEMQQAFNFPYLETPWSGAELRRIIDESIAAFSAVGAPSTWVLSNHDVVRHASRLALTQENPQGHGIGPETADRPNIDIGLARARAASALMLALPGGAYLYQGEELGLPEAIDLPDEARQDPTWFRTNHERYGRDGCRVPIPWDADAPAYGFSATGASWLPQPDDWAPYARSSQLGVAGSTLELYSRALWLRKTHQLGLGAIEWHDAGDDSVLWFSNGPITVVANTSDQDAVVPTSLSEATRALESAPAPDGGIPADSTVWFLTP; encoded by the coding sequence ATGACTCAAGCCAGTTCCGCTGCCCGCGACGCGCCGCCGCCCACAACAGACGCCACCGTGGGCGCCGAATGGTGGCGCTCCGCGGTGATCTACCAGATCTACCCTCGCTCGTTCGCCGATGCGAACGGCGACGGCATGGGCGATCTCGCGGGAATCACCTCTCGTCTCGACGCGCTCAAGCAGCTCGGCATCGACGCCATCTGGCTGTCCCCCTTCTTCCCTTCGCCTCAGAAAGACGCCGGCTACGACGTCGCCGACTACTGCGATGTCGACCCGCTTTTCGGAACGCTCACCGACGTCGACGAGATGACGGATGCTGCGCATTCACGCGGCATCCGAGTGATCATCGATCTGGTTCCCAACCACTCGTCAGACCGGCATCCGTGGTTTCAGCAGGCGCTTGCCGCCGCGCACGGCTCTTCCGAACGCGATCGCTACATGTTCCGCGATGGCCGCGGTCCAGACGGCGCCGAAGCGCCAAACAACTGGGAGTCCGTGTTCGGCGGGCCCGCCTGGACCCGCACTGTTGACGCACAGGGCGCCCCCGGCCAGTGGTATCTGCACCTGTTCGACTCGAGCCAGCCCGACTTCGACTGGAGCAACCCCGATGTACGGTCGATGTTCCGCGACGTGCTGAGGTTCTGGCTTGACCGCGGGGTTGACGGCTTTCGCGTCGACGTCGCGCACGGCCTCGTCAAGGCCGACGGGCTGCCCGACTTCACACCTCCGGGCAGCGCAGGCAGCATGGGAGGCCAGGGCACAACGGATTCAACCGCCGTTCTCGCTCCGTACTGGGGGCAAGACGGCGTGCATGACATCTATCGCGAATGGAACCAGGTGCTCGCGGAGTACGACGGCCAGCGTGTGCTGTGCGCCGAAGCCTGGGTCGACCCGCTGCAAAAGATGGCGCTGTGGGTGCGCCCGGATGAGATGCAGCAGGCCTTCAACTTTCCCTACCTCGAGACCCCGTGGAGCGGCGCGGAGCTGCGCCGCATCATCGACGAATCCATCGCCGCGTTCTCGGCCGTTGGAGCGCCCAGCACCTGGGTGCTCTCTAACCACGACGTCGTACGCCACGCATCACGGCTCGCGTTGACGCAAGAGAACCCACAGGGCCACGGCATCGGGCCCGAGACCGCCGACCGTCCGAACATCGACATCGGCCTGGCTCGCGCGCGTGCAGCGTCCGCCCTCATGCTTGCGCTTCCCGGAGGCGCCTATCTCTACCAGGGCGAAGAGCTCGGCCTTCCCGAGGCCATCGACCTTCCCGATGAGGCGCGCCAAGACCCCACCTGGTTTCGCACGAATCACGAGCGCTACGGCCGCGACGGCTGTCGCGTGCCGATTCCCTGGGATGCCGATGCGCCAGCCTACGGTTTCAGCGCGACGGGCGCGTCGTGGCTCCCGCAGCCCGACGATTGGGCACCCTATGCGCGCTCGAGCCAGCTCGGCGTCGCTGGGTCGACGCTTGAGCTCTACAGCCGCGCGCTCTGGCTTCGCAAGACGCACCAGCTGGGACTCGGTGCGATCGAGTGGCACGACGCCGGCGACGACAGTGTTTTGTGGTTCAGCAACGGACCAATCACCGTCGTCGCGAATACGAGCGATCAGGATGCCGTCGTGCCGACGTCGCTGAGCGAAGCGACGCGCGCTCTCGAAAGTGCTCCCGCTCCTGACGGCGGCATTCCGGCCGATTCAACTGTCTGGTTCCTCACCCCGTAG
- a CDS encoding sugar ABC transporter permease, with protein MRQTTQASPETQRAIPIVTPQIHRKRHVSFGRWFRATGWRHLVGVIVLIYAVFPLLYVLSASLNPNGTLLSSNGLFAKIGLDSYVTLFNSPQQPYASWFGNTLFIGLTASVCTVFLGALAAYCFSRMRFVGRRFGLISLLVVQIFPQLLAVVAIFLLLNTIGDIFPILGIDNQIALIVVYLGGALGVNTYLMYGFFNTVPRALDEAAKIDGAGHARVFFTIILPLVSPILAVVGLLSFIATTNDFVIASVVLVTPEKQTLAVGLYQFVSQEFTSNWSVFAAGAVLASIPVMALFLYLQKYIVGGLVAGSVK; from the coding sequence ATGAGACAGACAACACAGGCGTCTCCAGAGACACAGCGCGCTATTCCCATCGTGACGCCACAGATCCACAGAAAGCGCCATGTCAGCTTCGGGCGATGGTTTCGAGCGACAGGGTGGCGTCACCTTGTCGGCGTCATCGTGCTGATCTATGCGGTGTTCCCGCTGCTGTACGTTCTGTCGGCATCGCTGAATCCGAACGGAACGCTGCTGAGTTCCAACGGTCTGTTCGCGAAGATCGGACTCGATAGCTACGTGACGCTCTTCAACTCTCCTCAGCAGCCGTACGCCTCGTGGTTCGGGAACACGCTCTTCATCGGACTGACAGCATCCGTGTGCACTGTCTTTCTCGGTGCCCTCGCGGCGTACTGCTTCAGCCGCATGCGCTTCGTCGGGCGACGGTTCGGGCTGATCTCCCTGCTTGTCGTGCAGATCTTCCCTCAGCTGCTCGCCGTCGTCGCCATCTTCCTGCTGCTGAACACGATCGGCGACATCTTTCCGATCCTCGGCATCGACAACCAGATCGCCCTCATCGTCGTCTACCTCGGCGGCGCACTCGGTGTGAATACGTATCTCATGTACGGATTCTTCAATACAGTGCCGAGAGCACTCGACGAGGCGGCGAAGATCGACGGAGCAGGGCATGCGCGCGTGTTCTTCACGATCATCCTGCCCCTCGTCTCACCGATCCTCGCTGTTGTCGGGCTGCTATCGTTCATCGCCACAACGAATGACTTCGTCATCGCGAGCGTCGTTCTCGTGACACCAGAGAAGCAGACGCTCGCCGTCGGGCTCTACCAGTTTGTCTCGCAGGAGTTCACCAGCAACTGGAGCGTCTTCGCCGCCGGTGCCGTGCTCGCATCGATCCCCGTCATGGCGCTGTTTCTGTACCTGCAGAAGTACATCGTCGGTGGGCTCGTCGCCGGCTCCGTGAAATAG
- a CDS encoding inositol monophosphatase family protein, with product MSAHDLQDIARDIAARAGELVRDRRREGVSVAATKSSPEDIVTAADRESEQLIRDLIVRARPHDGILGEEGGGTAGSSGITWVVDPIDGTVNYLYGLPDYAVSIGVVEGDPDPATWSPLAAAVYAPARDLMYTASQGGGAFRGTKQIHVNTAVNPRVALVGTGFGYDPERRVRQAAIVTELIAEVRDIRRMGSAAIDLCRVGDGCLDGFFGVGLNPWDMAAGALVASEAGARVGGLRGAPATASMTLLAEPRLFAFLEAKLEGLGADRILD from the coding sequence ATGAGTGCACACGATCTGCAGGACATCGCCCGAGACATTGCCGCTCGCGCCGGTGAGCTGGTCCGTGACCGACGGCGCGAGGGAGTCAGCGTCGCAGCGACGAAGTCGTCGCCCGAAGACATTGTCACCGCGGCGGATCGCGAGTCGGAGCAGCTCATCCGAGACCTCATCGTGCGAGCGAGGCCTCATGATGGAATTCTCGGCGAAGAAGGCGGCGGCACAGCAGGGTCCAGCGGCATCACGTGGGTGGTTGATCCGATCGATGGCACCGTCAACTATCTTTACGGGTTGCCCGACTACGCCGTAAGCATTGGCGTTGTGGAGGGCGACCCCGATCCGGCGACGTGGTCGCCTCTTGCGGCAGCCGTGTACGCACCAGCGCGTGATCTGATGTACACGGCGTCGCAGGGCGGCGGCGCTTTTCGCGGAACGAAGCAGATTCACGTCAACACCGCGGTGAACCCTCGAGTGGCGCTCGTGGGAACGGGCTTCGGCTACGATCCCGAGCGTCGCGTACGGCAGGCTGCCATCGTGACAGAGCTGATCGCCGAGGTTCGAGACATTCGGCGAATGGGATCGGCCGCAATTGATCTGTGCCGAGTTGGAGACGGATGCCTCGATGGTTTTTTCGGAGTGGGGCTGAACCCGTGGGATATGGCTGCGGGGGCTCTCGTGGCCAGCGAGGCTGGAGCGCGAGTCGGTGGACTCAGAGGGGCGCCGGCAACAGCATCCATGACCCTTCTTGCCGAACCCAGATTATTCGCATTCCTTGAAGCAAAGCTTGAAGGTTTGGGCGCGGATCGAATTCTCGACTGA
- a CDS encoding LacI family DNA-binding transcriptional regulator, which produces MAGIEEVAQKAGVSTATVSRALSGRGYVSERTRSKVEEAASDLGYVVSSTASGLASGRTRNIGVVVPLLSHWYFASVVEGAETALLRRGYDTTLYNLAGGEAERRSVFTHFLLRKRVDAVIAINLELTADEVSALHDLHKPLVGIGGPIPDVPTLELDDFQLAKLATSHLTGLGHRRIAHIGGGREFDVDFHLPTTRRRGYEAALTDAGITVDDALVRPADFTLQGGYVAAKQLLGSPSNRPTGIFAASDDMAIGAILAARDLGLSVPSDVSIVGVDDNQQAPFFDLTTIAQFPKRQGETAVDLLLAELGESTTKPADLNLPFELVVRGSTARPQE; this is translated from the coding sequence ATGGCCGGAATCGAAGAGGTCGCCCAGAAGGCCGGTGTCTCGACGGCGACCGTATCGCGGGCGCTGTCGGGCCGCGGCTACGTTTCCGAGCGTACGCGAAGCAAGGTCGAAGAGGCGGCGAGCGACCTCGGGTACGTCGTCTCCTCGACAGCATCCGGGCTTGCCTCGGGCCGCACGCGCAACATCGGAGTCGTCGTCCCGCTGCTCAGCCACTGGTACTTCGCCAGCGTCGTCGAGGGTGCGGAGACAGCGCTGCTTCGCCGTGGCTACGACACAACGCTCTATAACCTCGCCGGAGGCGAGGCCGAACGCCGCAGCGTTTTCACCCACTTTCTGCTGCGCAAGCGGGTGGACGCCGTCATCGCGATCAACCTCGAACTCACGGCAGACGAGGTGAGCGCGCTGCACGACCTGCACAAGCCACTCGTCGGCATCGGCGGACCGATTCCCGACGTTCCCACGCTCGAGCTCGACGACTTTCAGCTCGCGAAGCTCGCAACGTCTCACCTGACAGGGCTCGGGCACCGCCGCATCGCGCACATCGGCGGCGGTCGGGAGTTCGACGTTGACTTTCACCTTCCCACGACGAGGCGGCGCGGCTACGAGGCGGCGCTGACCGATGCGGGCATCACTGTCGATGACGCCCTCGTGCGGCCAGCGGACTTCACATTGCAGGGTGGGTACGTCGCGGCCAAACAGCTGCTCGGCTCGCCCTCCAACCGCCCGACGGGCATCTTCGCGGCTTCAGACGACATGGCGATCGGCGCCATTCTTGCGGCACGGGATCTGGGGCTCTCTGTCCCGAGCGACGTGTCGATCGTCGGAGTCGACGACAACCAGCAGGCACCGTTCTTCGATTTGACGACGATCGCCCAGTTTCCCAAGCGCCAGGGCGAGACAGCCGTTGACCTGCTGCTTGCCGAGTTGGGCGAGAGCACGACAAAGCCTGCAGATCTCAATCTGCCTTTCGAGCTCGTCGTGCGCGGGTCGACGGCACGCCCGCAGGAGTGA
- a CDS encoding ABC transporter permease subunit, with protein sequence MSSTQTEDARETRVVQKRRRRAVRIAEQASGGITSLIVKITLIAVIDALSLYALFVSLAQQQWIVFAVILVIAAAINIIYFKRGWLPAKYLAPGLIFLLIFQIFVIGYTGYIAFTNYGTGHNSTKQDAVIALVQSAQDRVPDSPTYDLTVLDQLGTYSFLVTAPDGTVSIGNDTTPLHAVDGAEMSGGKAVGLSGYTALDFEGILQHQDEISDLAVQISDDPNDGALRTPDGSSAYLYVSTLVYDEAAGTMTDTTTNTVYTDTGVGAFTAEDGEQLMPGWSIPIGVDNFTKAFTDQSIRGPLISVTIWTFAFALLSVLTTFALGLFLAIVFNDMRMKGRKFYRVLMILPYAFPGFLGALVWAGLLNRDFGFVNLVLFQGAEIPWLTNEWLAKFSVIWVNLWLGFPYMFLVCTGALQSIPHELTEAATVDGAKPFAVFRLIKLPLLLVSIAPLLISAFAFNFNNFNLIYMLTEGGPRDAAAGINVGATDILISMVYKVAFVGASRDYGLASAFSIIIFVLVAIIAVISFKQTKTLEDLN encoded by the coding sequence ATGAGCAGCACCCAGACCGAAGACGCGCGCGAGACGCGCGTCGTCCAGAAGCGCAGACGCCGCGCCGTTCGCATTGCCGAGCAGGCGTCAGGCGGCATCACCTCGTTGATCGTCAAGATCACGCTGATTGCCGTCATCGACGCCCTGTCTCTCTACGCCCTTTTCGTCTCGCTGGCGCAGCAGCAGTGGATCGTCTTCGCTGTGATCCTCGTCATCGCGGCAGCCATCAACATCATCTACTTCAAACGCGGGTGGCTGCCTGCCAAGTACCTCGCGCCCGGCCTCATCTTTCTGCTCATCTTTCAAATTTTCGTGATCGGCTACACCGGCTACATCGCGTTCACCAACTACGGAACAGGGCACAACAGCACAAAGCAGGATGCCGTCATCGCCCTTGTGCAATCGGCGCAGGATCGCGTGCCCGACTCTCCGACGTATGATCTTACGGTGCTCGACCAGCTCGGCACCTACAGCTTTCTCGTCACAGCACCCGACGGCACGGTGAGCATCGGAAACGACACGACTCCGCTGCACGCGGTCGACGGCGCCGAGATGTCGGGCGGCAAGGCAGTTGGCCTCTCGGGCTACACGGCGCTCGACTTCGAGGGAATTCTTCAGCACCAGGATGAGATCTCAGATCTCGCCGTGCAGATTTCGGACGACCCAAACGACGGCGCGCTGCGCACTCCAGATGGCTCAAGCGCGTACCTCTATGTTTCAACGCTGGTCTATGACGAGGCCGCGGGAACAATGACAGACACGACGACGAATACCGTCTACACAGACACGGGAGTCGGTGCGTTCACAGCCGAAGACGGCGAACAGCTCATGCCGGGGTGGAGCATACCCATCGGCGTCGACAACTTCACGAAGGCGTTCACGGATCAGAGCATCCGCGGACCGTTGATTTCGGTGACGATCTGGACGTTCGCCTTCGCTCTTTTGAGCGTTCTGACGACCTTCGCACTCGGACTGTTTCTGGCGATCGTGTTCAACGACATGCGCATGAAGGGGCGCAAGTTCTACCGAGTGCTTATGATTCTGCCCTACGCGTTCCCCGGTTTTCTCGGCGCGCTGGTCTGGGCAGGCTTGCTCAACCGGGATTTCGGGTTCGTGAATCTCGTGCTCTTCCAGGGAGCAGAGATACCGTGGCTCACCAACGAATGGCTGGCGAAATTCAGTGTTATCTGGGTCAACCTCTGGTTGGGCTTTCCCTACATGTTTCTCGTCTGCACGGGGGCATTGCAATCGATCCCGCATGAGCTCACCGAAGCGGCAACCGTCGACGGCGCTAAGCCATTCGCGGTCTTCCGTCTCATCAAACTTCCGCTGCTGCTCGTCTCGATCGCTCCCCTGCTGATCTCTGCGTTCGCGTTCAACTTCAACAACTTCAACCTCATCTACATGCTCACCGAGGGAGGACCGCGCGATGCGGCGGCAGGAATCAACGTCGGTGCCACAGACATCCTCATCTCGATGGTCTATAAAGTGGCGTTTGTCGGAGCAAGCCGCGATTACGGGCTCGCTAGCGCATTCTCGATAATCATCTTCGTGCTGGTCGCCATCATCGCGGTCATCAGCTTCAAGCAGACGAAGACGCTGGAGGATCTGAACTGA